The Methylacidimicrobium sp. B4 genome contains a region encoding:
- a CDS encoding energy transducer TonB → MERRRWIGLLASVALHAGILLGTDAWVVKRAEYGMALGERSIAVDLVEGASEPEVTPQPLPQPEPPTKPLPEEMAQAVERKPAPLAALPKEPEKAARKSHSVAERGKGVWGAGRDATTLRRASGTSAQPDYLSNPPPPYPEECRCRGEQGTVVVKVLVSPRGTAQSVALSRSSGFGPLDRAALEAVRRWRFRAATMGGLPIESYVMVPIRFVLEN, encoded by the coding sequence ATGGAACGGAGACGGTGGATCGGCCTTTTGGCCTCCGTGGCGCTGCATGCAGGCATCCTGCTCGGAACCGATGCCTGGGTCGTCAAACGGGCCGAGTATGGGATGGCGCTGGGAGAGAGGTCGATCGCCGTCGACCTGGTAGAAGGGGCGTCGGAACCGGAAGTGACCCCGCAACCGCTTCCGCAACCCGAACCGCCCACCAAGCCGCTTCCCGAGGAGATGGCGCAGGCGGTCGAGCGGAAGCCCGCTCCCCTGGCTGCACTGCCCAAGGAGCCGGAGAAGGCTGCGCGGAAGTCTCATTCAGTGGCCGAGCGAGGGAAGGGCGTTTGGGGAGCGGGGCGGGACGCGACGACCCTGAGGCGCGCAAGCGGCACCAGCGCCCAGCCGGACTATCTGAGCAACCCGCCCCCTCCTTATCCCGAGGAGTGCCGTTGCCGGGGCGAGCAGGGGACGGTGGTGGTGAAGGTCCTGGTCTCTCCTCGCGGAACGGCGCAATCGGTCGCACTGAGCCGGAGCTCGGGGTTCGGCCCGCTCGATCGCGCCGCGCTCGAGGCGGTCCGGCGGTGGCGGTTTCGGGCGGCAACGATGGGAGGGCTTCCCATCGAGTCCTATGTGATGGTTCCGATCCGCTTCGTCCTCGAGAACTAG
- a CDS encoding Slp family lipoprotein: MSSQRVRFSLGSTLAALLLATLAGCGGPFAESTLEAAKDQPSFGALRQDPAAYRGRLVILGGKIAQIQNQKNATVLEIVQRPLGGDERPRSTNQSGGRFLAVTPKFLDPSIYKRGREVTVAGRVSGIQPGTIGKRSYSYPVVSISQIHLWQPESSVGADYDWAMMNWGYEPGMWGSGMGFFPGFGMPGFGMW; the protein is encoded by the coding sequence ATGAGTAGTCAACGCGTGCGGTTCAGTCTCGGGTCGACTCTCGCGGCTCTCCTGCTTGCTACCCTGGCCGGATGCGGCGGGCCCTTTGCCGAATCTACCCTGGAGGCTGCCAAGGACCAACCTTCGTTCGGTGCCCTGCGCCAGGACCCCGCCGCCTACCGGGGCCGACTCGTGATCTTGGGCGGCAAGATCGCCCAAATCCAGAACCAGAAGAACGCGACAGTCCTGGAAATCGTCCAAAGACCGCTGGGAGGCGACGAACGCCCGCGCTCGACCAATCAATCGGGCGGGCGCTTTCTCGCCGTGACTCCCAAGTTCCTCGATCCTTCGATTTACAAGCGCGGCCGCGAGGTCACCGTGGCCGGTCGTGTCAGCGGCATCCAGCCGGGAACCATCGGGAAGAGAAGCTACTCCTACCCTGTCGTCTCGATTTCTCAGATCCATCTCTGGCAGCCCGAGAGCAGCGTGGGGGCAGATTACGACTGGGCGATGATGAATTGGGGCTACGAGCCGGGCATGTGGGGGTCGGGAATGGGCTTCTTCCCGGGCTTTGGCATGCCGGGCTTCGGCATGTGGTGA
- a CDS encoding Slp family lipoprotein produces MAPQFQGWPRALACLILATLLSSCSPFSSEVKQQVKGQPSFAAIRQNPSAFRGRMVMLGGTIAQTKNLKDVTLIEVLQERLDSSDQPIDSDKIGGRFLVRTSTFLDPSVYSKGRDVTVVGRLAAPQPGVIGEKPYTYPVVAATHIHLWPQYTAADSYWGYPGMGWGWGYPGMGLGMGWGFGPWWW; encoded by the coding sequence ATGGCTCCGCAATTTCAGGGGTGGCCGCGGGCTCTCGCTTGCCTGATTCTTGCGACGCTTCTGTCCAGCTGCAGCCCATTCTCAAGCGAAGTAAAGCAGCAGGTGAAGGGTCAGCCGTCCTTTGCCGCGATTCGGCAGAACCCTTCCGCCTTCCGAGGTCGCATGGTCATGCTCGGGGGGACGATCGCCCAAACGAAGAACCTCAAGGACGTCACGCTAATCGAAGTGCTCCAGGAAAGGCTCGATAGCTCTGATCAACCGATCGACTCGGATAAGATCGGTGGTCGCTTCCTTGTCCGGACCTCGACCTTTCTCGACCCGTCGGTCTACAGCAAGGGACGCGATGTCACGGTCGTCGGACGCCTCGCTGCGCCCCAGCCGGGGGTGATCGGCGAAAAGCCCTACACCTATCCCGTGGTCGCCGCGACCCATATCCACTTGTGGCCGCAATACACGGCCGCCGACTCCTACTGGGGCTATCCCGGCATGGGCTGGGGCTGGGGCTATCCGGGGATGGGATTGGGCATGGGGTGGGGCTTTGGCCCTTGGTGGTGGTAG